Below is a genomic region from Neorhizobium galegae.
GCCGACTTCGCTTTCGCCATGCAGGGCCTCGGCACTGGCGCTATCGGCCTGTCCGGTTCGGAAGAGCTGCGCCGCAAGGTTCTGCCGAAAGCGCAGTCCGGCGAATGGATCTCCGCCTTCGCACTGTCGGAAAAGGAAGCCGGTTCGGATGTCGCCGCCATGGCCTGCGCCGCCCGCAGAGATGGCGACCACTATATCCTCGATGGCGAGAAGACCTGGATCTCCAACGGCGGCATCGCCGATATCTACACGGTCTTCGCCCGCACCGGCGAAGCGCCCGGCACGCGCGGCATTTCCGCCTTCGTCGTGTTCGCCGATGACCCCGGCTTCTCGATCGCCGAGCGCATCGACGTCATCGCCCCGCATCCGCTGGCAACGATCCGCTTCGAAAACTGCCGCATCCCGGCTTCACGCCTGCTGGGTGCGCCGGGCGAAGGCTTCAAGATCGCCATGCGCACGCTCGACATTTTTCGCGCCTCCGTCGCCGCCGCAGCGCTCGGTTTTGCCAAGCGAGCCCTGGACGAAGCGATTGCCTACGCCAAGGCGCGGCCGATGTTCGGCAATCACCTCTCCGATTTGCAACTCACCCAGGCCGCTTTCGGCGACATGGCGGCGCAGATCGATGCCGGAGCACTCCTCACCTACCGCGCCGCCTGGCGTCGTGACGTACAGGGCCTGCCGACCACCAAGGAGGCTGCAATGGCCAAGATGGTGGCGACGGAAAACGCCCAAAGCGTCATCGACCGCGCGGTGCAGATCTTTGGCGGCCGCGGTGTGAAAAGCGGCGAGATCACCGAGAGCCTTTATCGCGAGATCCGGGCGCTGCGCATCTATGAGGGCGCGACCGAGGTCCAGAAGCTCATCATCGCCCGCGAACTGTTGAAGGCCTGAGGACGATCATGGCTTACACGACCTCCCGCCGATTGAATTTTGGAGATTGCGACCCTTCCGGCATCGCCTATTTCCCCTCCTATCTGAACATCATGGTCGGCGTTTGCGAGGAATTTTTCGGCGCGATCGGCTCGCCCTGGCCGGAAATGATCAGTCGCCGCAAGATTGGCGTGCCGACCGTGACGCTGGACGTCGCGTTCAAGAGCCCAGGCTACCATGGCGATATGATGGATTTCACCATCAAGGTTATGCGGATCGGCAACAGCTCTGTCGATCTCGAATACGAGGTGCGGGCCGGGGACCGGCTGC
It encodes:
- a CDS encoding acyl-CoA dehydrogenase family protein, which translates into the protein MANPTTLKGPARDFLDWPFFDDRHKALAEKLDAFAASGALSLIDHSDTDGACRAIVKALGNAGLLDAATGAGGSQPIDSRAACLTRETLAWHDGLADFAFAMQGLGTGAIGLSGSEELRRKVLPKAQSGEWISAFALSEKEAGSDVAAMACAARRDGDHYILDGEKTWISNGGIADIYTVFARTGEAPGTRGISAFVVFADDPGFSIAERIDVIAPHPLATIRFENCRIPASRLLGAPGEGFKIAMRTLDIFRASVAAAALGFAKRALDEAIAYAKARPMFGNHLSDLQLTQAAFGDMAAQIDAGALLTYRAAWRRDVQGLPTTKEAAMAKMVATENAQSVIDRAVQIFGGRGVKSGEITESLYREIRALRIYEGATEVQKLIIARELLKA
- a CDS encoding acyl-CoA thioesterase, producing MAYTTSRRLNFGDCDPSGIAYFPSYLNIMVGVCEEFFGAIGSPWPEMISRRKIGVPTVTLDVAFKSPGYHGDMMDFTIKVMRIGNSSVDLEYEVRAGDRLLWTAKQRLVATSNETHKAIPWPDDMRAALTQHLEKNNAHHPAA